acagctccGCCCCGccccccctgcctgcagaagagtgtctgataccaggcactgttgcgcttttcgaCCACACGGGGGAGCTGTAATTCATTTTTACTTAagaactacatagtgttgctttaatatgtttgtttgactacattaaagcaacactgtgtagtttccatgtaaaatgacttacagctcccctatgtggttgaaaagcgcaacagtgcctggtatcagacactcttctgcaggcagggggaggggcggggctgtgtttcctaccctccaccgccactttcagagtgtgcttgtagcagctaggaggctgctaaggttgcagcaacagtacaatttgtccagttaaaagttgttctatcactgaaataattttagagacattatttaaaggtaaaaaaaactacatagtgttgctttaacaataAGGTCATTATAAATGGGCACAAAAAACTTTGAATTCAATGATCCAGTGGACATTACTGACTGCCAGAACAAAGCTGACAAATCTGTTTTCAAGTTAATATTGACCTGATTTGtctggtttggtttggtttggtttgggagGTTGTGCTTGTCAGACCTCTAACCCATTAACCTGGAATTATAtgcaacactgaaaaaaataacccaataaAATAACCCAAATTATTAATTCTAGTGATTAGGGtaaaaaataaagctttaaACGCCCAGTGAAGCAGAATGGATGGATGTTTGAGGAATAGTGAAAGGTCCAGATGTCTGAAGCAGAATCAGAACGATAAGTTAGTAAACAGAAAGTTCGTTATAAATAAGAATTTATATCCATGTCAGGTTACATTACTTTAAAATTGTCAAACATACCAAGTAATTACTAAACAGGTTAAAAAGCTTCCTATTATAATCAGAAACTCATTTTCTGCATCTCTTATGATTCATTCATGTACTATGATCCATAAtaaacacatgaacacacatTATATTGACATATTGTGACATTTCAAACACATAAGTGTGAATTTTATACGTTGAGTcaatgaataaaaatatatgacCTTGCACTTCCTCTGCCTATGTTCATGAACTTGCATTCTTGGGCCTACAACCAAATAAAACACTATCGCCCTCTTCTGGTTGTTATAGTATTACACTATATACTCTAGTAGTGTCATATTACACATCTTTAATACATTTGCTGTAATATAGCATTCATGAAGCCAACTCGTGTTCAAATACGGTGAAAATAGAAGTTTATTCCAGGTGAGGCTTTGTGACAGGACTGTCAATAGAGGAAAGACAAGTCTTGTGTCTTGTGACAAGGAAGCCCCTACACCCATTAAAAACTTGTCGCAGGCCCTGTTTATTTAAGTAAGCGCTGTCATGCAGGCTACTCTTTTTTCAAGGTTGGAGTTTATTTGAATTGAGGTTTTGTGTTTTTCGACAAGGCTGCCAAAAGAGGATGGACAACTGTCCTGTGGGAAGAAAGCCCCCATGTGCTTCTATCAACCGagtaaatgtgaaaaagaacaactgcagtaacttaattttggtaaactgttttctgcaagcatgtgaaaaaaaagttcattatgtaatagtggggataataccgccccttaaccTGCACTTTCCAACCATGTCACAGCCGTTTAGTgcaaagatcagctcatttgcattgaacaggacacacccaaaaaccaacaaagtggcaattttatcaTGCTATATTAAATTATCAAtctgatattttgagcttaaacttcacatacgtactctggggacaccaaatatttatgttacatcttaaaaaggtcttatgaaatgtcccctttaaaagattTGTCCCGGGCCCTGTGATGGAGATAGTTAAAATAAATGGAGGCGAGTTTAAAGTTTGAGAAATGAATGGAGAAATGGTTTTCATTTGTTTGTGTATGAGAGAGATTCTGGAAGGTTCTGAGTGTTGTGTGGCGCTGGTTTGTGTATTTTTTGGGGATAATATTCACTGAAAATctgttttaacacattattcCACACAACTAAATTATGACGATAACATTAAAACCCGTTTGATTGTAGATTTGATTTGTGCCCCATCATAGATGAAATTATACAAAATGTCATGGGTGTCAACAttaatcattttcttttaaatgcattatGAAAGAATTATATTGTAAGATGTTGTGCACACCCTTTCAACATTTCTGTCTGCTGCCcatgttgttattttttattcttgGTATTTGTATTGCGAAAAAAGGATGAAATGTTACTCAATATCCATTATCAACCTGATCCTAGCAGCTAAGTTGTATTTTTTCATATAATGGCTAGATTCAGATCTCTAGATTAAAGTTAACGGCTGGCGTAGCCCATTGGATGAGCTACAGACAGCATCATAATAAACTAATGCACTCTCAACCAATGTTAAGATCAACCATGCTTaccttattttttttctttaaacattTGTATTATTCTCATTTGTATGTTTACGGTTTTAAATCTCTAGTTGATCTCTTGTCTGTTACTGTAGGCTTTCTGCCTAATTGTAATCTGTAATCTAAAATCTGTTgtctttttaatacatttttattctaATGTTAATATGCATTCATTCAAATGATGACACAAAATCAGGGGTATacgattttattatttattggtATTTTTAGCAGAACATATTGCTAATTATATTTTTAGGAAAGGTTGAGTGCAAAATCAAAGATGTTTAACATAATTAAAAGCAATGTAGTGCAGAAATGTACTTAGTAGAAGGGCAGATAAGGTATAAAGCAAGAAACCGTATGATATAAATTTGCATTTGTAATGACTGAAGCTTCAGTTAAATTTGTCTATTGCTATTTTCTGCAGCCAGGTCTCTTCGGGtttcacacaaaacatgttGCCTTTTACAGTTGTAACCCTAAGGGAGAAAATAGTTCATATTAGtcattttttgtttatagattttcccctttaaataaaataatatttacttgaaaacatatttaattGTAAAATACTCACACAACGGCTTTGTTTGTGCAAGATGAGTTTGTTCTCACAGCACTTTTAACTTTATCCACTGGAATTTGGAAGTCAATGAAGTTGAAACAGCAGGACGCAGGGATTGGAGCTCCAAAAGCTGTTGAGAAGATAAAGAAGTTTTGTATCTGTCACACTGCAGGCACATCTGATACAAtgctaaaaaatcttaaatattaCTATTAATGATATAAATTATCATGGACTTAAGTGCAAATCATAGTATaataacaaatataaatgttGTGTGCAGTAACTTGATTttgaattattaaaaacaatcaaatcTACACCCAAAATAAACTTACTCTGAGCTTCAGATTTCAGGATCGCCATCAGCATCACTCCAAGTATCAGACACACGTAAGCTGTCCTCATGATTTCTGTTGTTAAGTTGATCTTCAGGCTTTGCTTTCGATGAGTTGCAGATGTCTGAGTCAATTACAGTCTGATTCCTCTTTTTAAATGCTGTGAAGCTGGATCGGAAACTAAGATCTGAGGTTTGTTAAGCATCATTTTTGACCCACCCCACTTCCTTTTTGAAGGCCATGCATATCATCACATTTTTTACACCAAGTTTCCTGGTTCTGAGCAAGAAATGCAGGTGAGAAAATCATGCATTTCATATATGTCATGGAATCGACTCCCAATCCCCAGAAtactctctctatatatatatatatatatatacatatatatatatatatatatatatatacatatacatataaatatatatatatatatatatatatatatacatatatatatatatatatatatatatatatatatatatacatatatatatatatatatatatatatatatatatatatatatatatatatatatatatatatatatatatatatatatatatatatatatatatatatatatatatatacatatatatatacatatatatatatacatatatatatatatacatacatatatatatatatatatatatatatatatatatatatatatatatatatatatatatatatataacatctAACCAGTATTtagaatattatttatttattattaattatttattttaattaatattcCATATATTTACTTTGAAGTAGTTTTATGTTTGCAGTTGTTCTATTTATCAAAGTATAAGATCTGTTTCCTTTCTGTCATTGGTCAGAAAACCTGATAAGCTTATTATTTACAgccccaaaatattttaaagctaTTTTCGGCATAGTGTATCTTGTATGAGAATATTTATAGACATTTTTATAGATTTATTACATTGCAGATTGATAAAAGTTGGGTTGTTTTGGAATCTGTGGTATGGTTAAATATACCCAATTGTGGGTTTGCTTTAAACCTAGAATGTTGTATAACCAACCCAACATGTAGAAAATGTGTTTTACTCTGTGCATgaaggttttttttaaagggtcaTATAAGGGTATCGATTTGGTTTGAACATTGAAATAGATTAAAGTGTCTATTTGTAGACAGCGTAAGAAAGcaaaagaacaaagaaataGCATATCAATTAATGCAATTTTTGTTTGCTGACAAATCTGTTTTCAAGTTAATATTGACCTGATTTGTCTGGTTTGGCTTGGTTTGGAAGGTTGTGCTTTTCAGACCTCCAACCCATTAACCTGGAATTATATATAAACTATGCGACACTGAAAAAATAACCCAATAAAATAACCCAGATTATTAATTCTAGCTTTAAGCGCAAAGTGAAGCAGAATGGATGATGGCTGGAGACATGACAGACCATAGAGCCAAAGCGGTTCTGAAAGGCTGATGGGGAGGTGGGGTTATGGGCCAGAGGAGCGATATTTCAGGACAGAGATTTCTCTCCCCCATGTCACAAAATCATGAGAGGCCAATGAGGGGATTCTCTGCCCAAGATACCCATTTATGTTATTATGTTAGTAAGCAGAAAGTATTCATTAgaattaatatacatttttatgtaaacccCTTTAAAATTGTCAAACATACCTACTTAGTAATTAGGCTACTAAACAGGTCAAAGAGCTTCCTCTTATAACCAGAAACTCATTTTCTGTATCTCTTATGAGTCATTCATGTGCTATGATCCATTAtaaacacatgaacacacatTATATTGACATATTGTGACACTTCAAACACATAAGTGTTAAATTTATACATTGagtcaataaataaaaataaatgacctTGCACTTCCTCTGCCTATGTTCATGAACTTTCTGGGCCGACAACCATACAAAACACTATCGCCCTCTTCTGGTTGTTATAGTATTACACTATATACTCTAGTAGTGTcatattacacatttttaatacatttgttgTAATAAAGTATTCATGTAGCCAACTCGTGTTCAAATACGATGCAAATAGGAGTTTATTCCAGGTGAGGTTTAGTGTTTATGACAGGATTGTCAGTTTTTGCTGTTTCATTTTCGCTGGTGTTTTCACACATGTTGTAGTCTAACACACACATTTTCGTTTATGTTCACCGCATTAACACACCTAAGTGTTTTGAAGAGTCTTGTGGTTTGTAGGTGTGATGGAAAATGGAGGTGAGTTTAAAGTTGAGACATGAATTGAGAAATGGTCTTCATATATTTGTGTATATGAGAGAGATTCTGGAAGGTTCtgggtgtgtttgtgtattgtgtatctattaaaatctcttttaaagggatatagttcacccaaaaatgacaattttgtcatttttttctcaccctcGTGTTGTAAatctgtatgatttttttttctgatgaacactaaagaagatattttgataaattatggtaagcacacagctgattgtaaccattgacttccatgataggaaaacaaatattattgaagtattgtgataaatgatgtaGAAGATACTTTGATAAACAGTTGATGATACCCACTGATTTCTATCATATTTGTTTTCATattatagaagtcaatggttacaatcagctgtgtgcttactgcttaccatcatttatcaaaatatcttattttgtgttcatcagaatacaggtttaaaacaacatgaggatcagaaaatgatgacagaatataAAGGAGAAAGGTGATGACAGAagttttttgggtgaactatccctttaacgccTACACATTATTGCAAACAGCTAAATTCTGACAATAACAtttcaatgtttttaaaaccattTGATCATAGATTTGATTGTGCCTCATCATATATTTAATTGTGCCCCATAGTAGATGACATTATACACAATGTCATGGGTGTCAACATTAATCATTAAGTCATTTTTGATACGCATTATGAAATATTATATTGTATGATGTTATTTTATAAGCAGTGCACATCCTTTCAACGTTTCTGTCTGCTGCTcatgttgttattttttattcttgGTATTTGTATTGTAAAAAAAGAGTGAAATGTTACTTAATCTCTTTTCTCAACCTGATCCGAGAGcagtttagttttatttttgcatataaaGATCTCCAGATTAAAGTTGACGGCTGGCGTGTTGGATGAGCTATACACACAGCAACGTAATAAACTAATGCACAAACTTTCAACCAAAGTTAAGATCAACCAAGCTTacctgattttttttctttaaacatttttattattctcATTTGTATGTTTACGGTTTTAAATCTCTAGTTGTTCTCTCGTCTGTCACTTGTAGGCTTTCTGCCTAATTGTACATTATTATGAGATGTTATGCTATTTCCAAAGTCTGTTgtctttttaatacatttttattctaATGTTAATATGCATGCATtcaaatgatgacaaaattcaGAGATaagattttattatttattggcTTGTCAGCATAACATATTGCAAAATAGTCATATCTTTAGGACAGTTTGAGTgcaaaagtgtttttttcatAATGCAACTTATAATGCAAAGAagtgcaaaaatgtatttaataagaAAGAACAGATATAAAGCAATGAAACAGTATGATTCAAAATTGCATTTGTAATGGCTGAAGCATCAGTTATATTAGGCTATTGCTATGTTCTGAAGCCAGGTCTCTTCGGGTTTCACACAAAACTCGTTGCCTTTTTCAGTTGTAACCCTAAACGGGAAGAAGAGTTCATCGTAATCATGTTTATAGCGTTGACATGAGCTTTTTAGACATTTTgtttccctttaaataaaaaaatatatatattatttattttttaaacatttaattgtaAAATACTCACACAACGCCTTTGATTGAGCAAGATGAGCTTGTTCTCTCGgcacttttaattttattcacTGGAATTGGGAAGCCAATGAAGTTGAAACAGCAGGTCGCAGGGACTGGACCTGCCAAAGCTATTGAGAAGAAAAATAAGTTTTATATCTGTTACACTGCAGTCCTGTAATTTGCACAAGAGACCATCCAATGCTAAAAAtgatttaatatatataattaattaattatattcTTAAGAAACAATCAAACTACAAATAAACTTACGCTGAGCTTCAGATTTCAGGGTCGCCATCAGCATCAGCCCAAGTATCAGACACACGTAAGCTGTCCTCAtgatttctgctgtaaagttgatcTGCAGGCTTTGCTATGAGTTGCAAATGTCTGAGGCAATTACAGTCtgatttctctttttaaatgcTGTGTATAATGATGCTAGATAGGAAACTAAGATCTGAGGTTTGATAAGCACTGGTATTTTTTGGCCCTCCCCCTCCTCCTTTTTGAAGCCCATGCACATTTTTAACACCAAGTTTCCTTGTTCTTTGCAAACAGAGATAGCAAGATGATAAAATGTAGGTGCGAAAATCATGCAATGCACTTCGACCATTTGCTGACAGTATGGTTTATATCTGATGCACACTaaaaaagaatacatttttagGCTTACATTCATATATGAATATGTGTGCATTACGTTTTATGGTATTTATAACTATAGGAAAGTGCAATAAATGATGTGATACATTAATGCACAAATGCTACATAAAATAGTATTCTTAATTACATCTAaccagtattaaaaaaaagtaaatcttTATTTTAACTCATTAACATTTGCTTTGAAGTATTTTTTGGTTTGCATATGTACACGTCTTGTTCTCTTTATCAAACTATAAGATCTGTTTCCTGTCTGTCATTGGTCAGATAAACCGCTGAGCTTATTATTTACAGCCCCATAATATTCAAAGTAAATCTTCGGCATACTGTACTTGTATGAAGATAC
The DNA window shown above is from Paramisgurnus dabryanus chromosome 23, PD_genome_1.1, whole genome shotgun sequence and carries:
- the LOC135753417 gene encoding uncharacterized protein, which codes for MRTAYVCLILGVMLMAILKSEAQTFGAPIPASCCFNFIDFQIPVDKVKSAVRTNSSCTNKAVVVTTVKGNMFCVKPEETWLQKIAIDKFNQIMRTAYVCLILGVMLMATLKSEAQPFAGPVPAICCFNFIGFPIPVDKVKSAVRTSSYCTNKAVVVTTVKGNMFCVKPDEPWLQKITIA